Proteins encoded together in one Eubalaena glacialis isolate mEubGla1 chromosome 7, mEubGla1.1.hap2.+ XY, whole genome shotgun sequence window:
- the ARPP21 gene encoding cAMP-regulated phosphoprotein 21 isoform X2, which produces MSEPGDLSQTIVEEGGPEQETATPENGVVKSESLDEEEKLELQRQLAAQNQERRKSKSGAGKGKLTRSLAVCEESSARPGGESLQDQTL; this is translated from the exons ATGTCTGAGCCAGGAGACCTGAGTCAGACCATAGTGGAGGAAGGCGGGCCTGAGCAGGAGACGGCCACTCCAGAGAATGGCGTGGTTAAATCCGAAAGTCTGGACGAGGAGGAGAAACTGGAATTGCAG AGGCAACTGGCGGCTCAGaaccaagagagaagaaaatccaAG tCAGGAGCAGGGAAAGGTAAACTGACTCGCAGCCTTGCTGTCTGTGAAGAATCCTCAGCCAGACCAGGAGGGGAAAGTCTTCAGGACCAG accCTCTGA